From a region of the Triticum aestivum cultivar Chinese Spring chromosome 7D, IWGSC CS RefSeq v2.1, whole genome shotgun sequence genome:
- the LOC123166732 gene encoding uncharacterized protein isoform X2 gives MAMAMTSLQDVLQQIFEYNGSPVVEMVGKNCFAIASDYHLGVQLQTIATDFQRAFKIHGKLYISLSGLTTDAQTLASCSGTTWSGRTSRTRSLRTWRRSATTSSSSAWLAPLADPSLASTNLLLSLASSISRCCVFWKMEEEENLFLLN, from the exons atggccatggccatgacGAGCCTGCAAGATGTGCTGCAGCAG ATCTTCGAGTACAATGGCTCCCCCGTGGTGGAGATGGTGGGGAAGAACTGCTTCGCCATCGCCAGTGACTACCACCTCGGTGTGCAGCTGCAGACCATCGCCACCGACTTCCAACGGGCCTTCAAGAtccacggcaagctctacatcagcCTCTCCGGCCTCACCACCGACGCCCAGACATT GGCGAGCTGCAGCGGGACAACCTGGAGTGGAAGAACTTCGAGGACAAGATCATTGAGAACCTGGAGAAGATCAGCGACTACCTCATCCTCGTCTGCATGGTTGGCTCCTTTGGCAGACCCCTCTTTGGCTTCGACCAACTTACTTTTGTCGCTGGCTAGCAGCATTTCCAG GTGTTGTGTGTTCTGgaagatggaagaggaagaaaactTATTTTTGTTGAACTAA
- the LOC123166732 gene encoding proteasome subunit beta type-3 isoform X6 produces the protein MAMAMTSLQDVLQQIFEYNGSPVVEMVGKNCFAIASDYHLGVQLQTIATDFQRAFKIHGKLYISLSGLTTDAQTLQHGDSSAGRAAAGQPGVEELRGQDH, from the exons atggccatggccatgacGAGCCTGCAAGATGTGCTGCAGCAG ATCTTCGAGTACAATGGCTCCCCCGTGGTGGAGATGGTGGGGAAGAACTGCTTCGCCATCGCCAGTGACTACCACCTCGGTGTGCAGCTGCAGACCATCGCCACCGACTTCCAACGGGCCTTCAAGAtccacggcaagctctacatcagcCTCTCCGGCCTCACCACCGACGCCCAGACATT GCAACATGGTGACTCTAGTGCAG GGCGAGCTGCAGCGGGACAACCTGGAGTGGAAGAACTTCGAGGACAAGATCATTGA
- the LOC123166732 gene encoding proteasome subunit beta type-3 isoform X4 yields MAMAMTSLQDVLQQIFEYNGSPVVEMVGKNCFAIASDYHLGVQLQTIATDFQRAFKIHGKLYISLSGLTTDAQTLQHGDSSAAHALFLSVRNLDMVFWQLRY; encoded by the exons atggccatggccatgacGAGCCTGCAAGATGTGCTGCAGCAG ATCTTCGAGTACAATGGCTCCCCCGTGGTGGAGATGGTGGGGAAGAACTGCTTCGCCATCGCCAGTGACTACCACCTCGGTGTGCAGCTGCAGACCATCGCCACCGACTTCCAACGGGCCTTCAAGAtccacggcaagctctacatcagcCTCTCCGGCCTCACCACCGACGCCCAGACATT GCAACATGGTGACTCTAGTGCAG CGCATGCTCTTTTTCTGTCTGTACGGAATCTTGATATGGTGTTTTGGCAGCTGAGATATTAG
- the LOC123166732 gene encoding uncharacterized protein isoform X1 → MAMAMTSLQDVLQQIFEYNGSPVVEMVGKNCFAIASDYHLGVQLQTIATDFQRAFKIHGKLYISLSGLTTDAQTLASCSGTTWSGRTSRTRSLRTWRRSATTSSSSAWLAPLADPSLASTNLLLSLASSISRYSCVLLSSPPFSVCWSVHGGILSSHCKICFAFPSWHYKFFFVLLIMPYVLWNQITFLFFMVI, encoded by the exons atggccatggccatgacGAGCCTGCAAGATGTGCTGCAGCAG ATCTTCGAGTACAATGGCTCCCCCGTGGTGGAGATGGTGGGGAAGAACTGCTTCGCCATCGCCAGTGACTACCACCTCGGTGTGCAGCTGCAGACCATCGCCACCGACTTCCAACGGGCCTTCAAGAtccacggcaagctctacatcagcCTCTCCGGCCTCACCACCGACGCCCAGACATT GGCGAGCTGCAGCGGGACAACCTGGAGTGGAAGAACTTCGAGGACAAGATCATTGAGAACCTGGAGAAGATCAGCGACTACCTCATCCTCGTCTGCATGGTTGGCTCCTTTGGCAGACCCCTCTTTGGCTTCGACCAACTTACTTTTGTCGCTGGCTAGCAGCATTTCCAGGTACAGTTGTGTCCTGCTCTCTTCTCCACCGTTTAGTGTTTGTTGGAGTGTGCATGGTGGCATCCTAAGCTCGCACTGTAAAATATGCTTTGCCTTCCCGAGCTGGCACTATAAATTTTTCTTTGTCTTGTTGATAATGCCATATGTCTTATGGAATCAGATTACATTTCTGTTTTTTATGGTAATATAA
- the LOC123166732 gene encoding proteasome subunit beta type-3 isoform X5 yields MAMAMTSLQDVLQQIFEYNGSPVVEMVGKNCFAIASDYHLGVQLQTIATDFQRAFKIHGKLYISLSGLTTDAQTLQHGDSSAGVGRAAAGQPGVEELRGQDH; encoded by the exons atggccatggccatgacGAGCCTGCAAGATGTGCTGCAGCAG ATCTTCGAGTACAATGGCTCCCCCGTGGTGGAGATGGTGGGGAAGAACTGCTTCGCCATCGCCAGTGACTACCACCTCGGTGTGCAGCTGCAGACCATCGCCACCGACTTCCAACGGGCCTTCAAGAtccacggcaagctctacatcagcCTCTCCGGCCTCACCACCGACGCCCAGACATT GCAACATGGTGACTCTAGTGCAG GTGTAGGGCGAGCTGCAGCGGGACAACCTGGAGTGGAAGAACTTCGAGGACAAGATCATTGA
- the LOC123166732 gene encoding uncharacterized protein isoform X3, which yields MCCSRSSSTMAPPWWRWWGRTASPSPVTTTSVCSCRPSPPTSNGPSRSTASSTSASPASPPTPRHCNMVTLVQGELQRDNLEWKNFEDKIIENLEKISDYLILVCMVGSFGRPLFGFDQLTFVAG from the exons ATGTGCTGCAGCAG ATCTTCGAGTACAATGGCTCCCCCGTGGTGGAGATGGTGGGGAAGAACTGCTTCGCCATCGCCAGTGACTACCACCTCGGTGTGCAGCTGCAGACCATCGCCACCGACTTCCAACGGGCCTTCAAGAtccacggcaagctctacatcagcCTCTCCGGCCTCACCACCGACGCCCAGACATT GCAACATGGTGACTCTAGTGCAG GGCGAGCTGCAGCGGGACAACCTGGAGTGGAAGAACTTCGAGGACAAGATCATTGAGAACCTGGAGAAGATCAGCGACTACCTCATCCTCGTCTGCATGGTTGGCTCCTTTGGCAGACCCCTCTTTGGCTTCGACCAACTTACTTTTGTCGCTGGCTAG